Sequence from the Mytilus galloprovincialis chromosome 10, xbMytGall1.hap1.1, whole genome shotgun sequence genome:
tctaatttacTAGCCTAACAGAAATTCTGAGCAAGGTGTTTTTTCTAAACCCCTGATGTTTGGGAGTAAACAGAAAGGACCAATAGATCAGGTAGTTCTTGGAGTGCTGTGCAGAGTTTTGTACCCTGTCTTCTATGTTTTGATGTCTTAAGAGTACTTTATGTTACAGAGCTTAAAACTCTATGTGCAGTTTGATACAAGCTTAAAAACAGATCATAACTTTATTTTATCTTGACTTGATTAAATATAACTTTTGAGCTACCACAAAACTTTTTCAagctaatatacatgtattaagttCTAAAATACAGTATCAGTggagaaaatatgtttaaagcaGTGATTCTTGAAAACtgagatttttttatatgttcagATGTTTGCTTATAGCTGGAAAAAATACTCATCCAAGAATATTATGTCATAATAAATCACAAGAACTTTACTgcgagatttttttttactgtgtgAATATATATCTATAGTAAATCAAAAAATTATCAACTTGGCTTCTCTggtcattttataattttaccaAAATCAGATTTTACAGATAGTCTTCAACATGTCCTCAAAATGTAATATCTATCAACTAAGAAACATTAATGGCATttgaaatgatatattttttctagAAATATTCCTAAATCAGACCAAAATATCACTATAAGTAATATAAGTTATAAGGAAtggtaatttttaattttcatataaaaacaaaatttgtgaCCAATTAAGTATTTGCAcattattttgttgaaatttcatTCTATAGTTTTCATAATCATATGTGCTTTATAGATAAACAGGAATTCTGATGAAGGAATTTTCTCGAAACCAATGTTGAGCAACCGTAGAGAGAATAACCCCTATCAGCTTTCATATGAAAAGGTAGCATTGGTTTTGTaaataaaagacaaaagttttctaatcaaacatttattatttgtaaaataaattttttgtttattcatcTGCACATTTGAGAATAATTTGTTACTATTCTTTTGATATCAGCATTTAAACACCATATGCCAATCTTTTGTCAATTGTTTTACTAGTGTTGTacatgtcaataaattaaaaggttaaagtttttaaaagtttttatagaaaaataattgcaatacattCAATGGGGTTTTCTGTTAAATAAAGAAATGATCATAAATAATTTGACTTGACACTATGCAAAGAATGTAATAATTAGAGATAAGGATAAAAAATAATGACGATACATTCCATTTTCTACAGAAAAAGGAGAAGTTTTCTGATCAATCATCAGTATTTTCCAAACCTCCCTTATAcagaaggggagataactccagCAGTTACCCAGACAAGGTATTCCTCCAGAATCACAGATTTGATTGGATAACTCTGTACACTGTGCTATACATAATGaatgttataacatgtattacACTTTCAGGATTTCCCTTGCCGTGTGACACATCAACTAATGAGAATCTTTTTTTGcagcatttgtatatatttaatatttaagaaaaagtTTTAATCTCAATGTTTGCATGCAAACGCTTGCAATTTTTACTTAGCACTGCATGATAAGTTATAGAAAAATCCCCTGTATTTTAGAATCCCTGCATGATCCTTTATAAGTTAACAGtgatttatgtaaaacaaataccAAGTCCTATTCAGCAGTATAtaactttaacatgttttaaaaaatggatctttatatttaccattaaaacaaaattgaccTTATGACTATGATTCAACACAACTATTAATAGAAAAAGTAGACAAGGAACAGATGAGTATGATAAAAAAATCTAAGCTGTACTTCATCATTTCATTGGCAGAAAAAACACAGGACTGTCCGTCAGAAAGAAAAAATCAGTGCCAATCCAACCTTCCTAACAGAAAGCAATGAGTACAGTCCCTCTCAACCAAACTCTGATAGGCAACCTAAGGTATCACAGCTGTGTTCTATAGTCTACCTGTCACTAATCAGTAGTTATAGTTCTTGcatgattatctcccttgttctgctttgatatagtaacaagttGCCTTGtcagttattgttttatttgtttgtatttttgtctaatTTTCCTGACTTTGATATGTAATCTTCTGCTGTTTGAATCTATTCATGTACATATAGCAATATATCTTTAATGTAGCTTTTTAACATTTATAATGCAAAATATACTAAGCAGTCTATTGCTTTGTTGTCAGTGTCTCACTGCGTTTTAAGTCACGAGACATTGAGTTGTATTGTTAGCCCCAGAAATAGTATTCATTTATAGATGTGATTAGATTTGTCAGATATATAAGACACATATACTCATAGGTACTTAATTTTCAGTAATTAGTAGTACAGTATCCAGTCACTGTATTAAGTATATCTGTATTAACAGTTCTATAGTGTATATATAGTAGCTTTATTCCTGTGTGCATGCACTGTATCTGCTATCACTATTTCAACTTAGTTTATATGTTAGTAATATAGGTTTCATATCAGAATAAAGTAAAGAAGCATACAACATCTTTCAGTTTTATGCCACACATCCGATAATTAATCCAAAAGTCTGTGTGCAAATAATTgtgaatataatattaataatagtaaTATTGAATAAGATATCTACctttatttttgcattatatgaAATGAAAACATAAGATTTAGTGTATATTATAAAGGTCAGCTCTTCAAAATTAACTGTGTAAACAGGATCTTGTGTCTTGgtgtattttttattcataacacAGAAAGATTAGATTTCCCTTGACAATTATAAATGTCACTGGAAGAAGATTTCGCTGTAAATCATGAAATTCTCACTGATGAATAATTGATTGTACTGTATAAATAGATAGGGTGTTTATTCAGCTTTGTCAAACATTCAGGTGATACAGGGTTGTACCGGTATACAGAGCTGTACCATGGAGGAATATATGGTtaaatattgttaattttgttgagtaATTATTTTAATCTTGTAAAATTAGTGAATGGTGTAATTTATCTGTTGTTTTAATACCACTGAAACTGCATGTAATTTGTATTTAAACactaaagtttttgttttatagCATTTGcaatcaatttatattttaaaatcagaAATGTTTATACTTCCCATTTGATCAATATGACAATTCTCTCTATTTATGTTTgaatcttcttctttttttcagcAACAAGAGAGACATAAGAGAGACCGAGAGGAGCAGCTAAGACAAAGAGCTGAGGAGGACGACCGAAGGAGACAGAGGGAGAGGGACGATCAAGAAATGAGGGAATTAGAACAGTTAGAACAGGAGAGAAGGCAGAGGGAGTCTAGGGATAGGGAGGAACAGAGGAAACGGGACCAGGAAGCAGAGGAATGGATGAAGAAAATGGAGAGTGAAAAAAGACAAAGAGAGTCGGAGGAACATAGAGTGAGAGAAGAACAGCAGAGGAAGGAGAGGGAAGAAAGGGAAAGGCGAGATAAGGAAAGACATGAACAGGAAAGAAGGGCAAGAGATGAAAAAGATAGAATGGAAATGGATGTTCAGCTGGCAGAGGAGCGAATGAAGAAAGATGAATTACTGAAGAAGTTACGATTGATTGATGAAGGACAGAACAAACAGGAGGAAAAGAAAACGACAACAGGGGGAGGAGGAAGTGAATTGTTTTTTGTTACCTCTAATAAACAGAGGCGTGACAGTGATGCCGGGTCTGCCACGTCTAGTAAGAAAAGTAGTTATTCATTTACTAAACCTGTTGAAAATATGCATCATGGTAAACCAGCAAGAGATGATGTCACAGTTCCTTACATCGAACGTCAGAAAAAACATTCACCTCCTGTCGGTGGCTACCAGCCATCATTTGGCATGAGTAGTGGTATAACTGGAGGTGGTAAAAAGACTAAAAAATCTACTGGTCAGGTGATCTTTGATGATTATGACAAAGATGACAAAGCCAAGAAACCACCAATAAACAAAAAAGGGGACTTAATGTCAGAACTGTTTGGAAATCAGGCGAGTAAACCAACAAAGTCTACGGATTTAGATAGTAGTGAGGATGTTTTCAAACCACCTGTAAGGAACACAAAAACAACGGCAACTAAAACATCAGGTTTTCCCTGGGaggataataataaaaaatcaactaCAACAAATTCACTAATGGGTGAACGAGCATCGTCATTGTTTGGAGGTGGGGGCAGTGGTATTTTAGATGATAATGACTCATCGGTGTTCGATTCATCGAAAATGTTGCCAAAGAGAGGCAGGCAACCAAACacaacatttcaggcaaagccagCTGTTTCTGCAATAGACCATTCCCATTTTGATGATGATATTGAAGAAGTTATGTTGTAGTGTTTAGGTTCtcattgaaatagaaaaattcagGGAAATATTATAGCTAGAGTGCTTATGCAAGTTTGAAATTGTTCCTGTGAAATTCACACAGATTTCTTGAGAGTATAATTTAGCCTTCAGACAATTCCGACTTGTCATTCTCAATGAAACAGAGAAAGCACAGTCATTTGACAGTAACTGGAAATGGTGTACATGGCATTGCTGTACAGAGCATGATTCACAACACAAGTGAACAAACCAAGTAAGAGAAAGGCCAAAATGTGACAATGAGAAATGTGTGCTTTCATAAACTAGATTTATGTATGGTAAAATGTCTGACAGCATAAATTTGTTTCATTAGAAAATAAGAGAGTTACAAGAAAACTGTCATGTCAACTTATTAAATGCTAAGAATGTAGGTACCAATTTTCGTTTTTCAgtacatacattttattttagcTAATTTTGACATAAATTACGTATATACGTGTAGGAGGAATTTGTGTAATAATCATGAAAGCGATCCTCTCAATGGAATCAAAGGGTTACAAAAATGCACTATCAAACCATCATAGACGTGTTACTCAAACAAACACCACTTTGGCAATCAAATCAGAAGCATTCTTTTTGCAAACGTTGACTAAAGCTATGTTGAAAATTTCTTAAATTTGCCTTACTACTTTTTGTCCTTGACTTTAAACAGTCTTTGTTTGaggattaaaaaaatcatgaaattttaaatttgctCTTTCAGACTAGTAGCAATGacattttttaagttaaaaaaatacataCCGGTAGGAAGAAGTGAGATGGAATGATTTTCTCAAGGTGTATCTCGTACATTTACTTTCCTTCTAAAGAACAGAAGAAAAACACAGTCTCTTTCTGCAGAAGCAAAGCCATAATcaataatgtaataaataaagtAAATTATTGAAACTTGACAAAATACTGGCATCATTCTTAGTTTTGAGAAAATAAACTatttctataacatgtataaggtataGCTGATAATTGTACCAGCACAAAAGGGAAGAAAATGTATAGTAGCTTTAGATGAATAgagtagaaaaaaatcaaatatagcaGTGACTGTAATTGTGCCAATTATAAAAGTGATAGTCATATAATTATCTACAGTAATAGTTATAGAatgtttgtatgtacatgtatgtttgcaTGTACATGGAATTATGCCTGAGTTTGTTGATAATAGATAATTAGACAAGTATAGCTAGTCTTGTCTTTCAACTTAATGTTCATCAATAAATAAGTTAAAACAAATACCTGATTGAGAATCTCTTATACACTTATTCAATGTATAGGAAGGAAAATCCTAAATATTGGAGCACCCATTTAAGGATTTcagaaaaagatttatttttaacggaTGAAAAGCTCAAATTCTCTGAACTGAAATGgcatataattttgtaaaactgtgcTTTATACATTATTTAGGAACATAAACATTCTacttaaaaaataatactttttacaatataattaaaataaagttgTAGCTTTTGATTAACATATAGTGGTGCTGCCGTTTTGAATTATTTGAAGCTTGCTTCTTTGTGAAGATTATCTGTATAATAAAGTGCTATAGAATAAAATTGCAGCAAGTTTATAAtgaacaattatttatttatttactcttgttaatttatgtttgtttattttgttgtgtacatgtttgtctgtaTTGAGTGAAATTAGTGAATTGTCTCCCCTTCCTGACAAATTTTTAAATcatgaaagtaataaaataaaacttgattttacttATAATTTCTAACATCAACACAAATTTCCAATGTATTGTAAGTATGATTGAGAAAGATATATCACTTCAATTAATGTAACAAAAAGGATACATATATCTATcctaaggggagataattacaCGTTAAAAATTCACAAATTAGGAGCTGTAAATTATCTGTATGTTTACAGAGTCTATTGAAATCAGCATATTACTGTATGACTACTGCAATTCTTAATTGACagtttatgagaaaaaaatcacaaaaaattgaTTCTTCATAAAAGACTATTTGGTTTATTGGCAAATGCACATTACAGTACATGAAGACAAGAACTGGAATGACTTATTGATATTCCTGTCAAAAGaatattctatattttatattgatttataatCTGAAGTGAATAATAAACAACTGTTTTTACACTgttataagttttattgtgtttaCAGTCAGACGAAAATCCATTTTAAAGTCTGCTAAGATAATTTACAGTACCTAAATGTGACATTTACTTTCTTTCATGTGTACACATTGTTTTTAAGTGAATGAcctatttatttatgtaaatatgttACGTCTGTGATATAGAAAGGATTCCGTCCTGATTTGTCTCTGCCATATTGTCATGACATTAATCAATGTTTACTATTTGttctgttttaattatttatatttatgattatcTTGAGAAAAACTTTTATCTGTTTATGTTTTGTCCAGAACAAATCTTAATTGCAATAATATCTGACACTCACAGTGGGTTTGAAGATCTGAATGTATCAAATTGTTTCAGTACTTTCATTTCATTGTCTGaagttataatttgttttaaactgttacgACTTTTATATGTTTTAACTCACCATGtctctaacattaaattgtgtTTAAAACTGACAAAATGTTAGGAGACTTAATTTTCTTCAggttttaatgacaaaaatattacttttatttctCAAAAGCATATCTAATGACCCATGTTATCACATTAAGATAAAATTTCAATCATTCCCTTTAATGATAAAGGGAGATTTTGAGGTGTTACAAGTAACTGAAATCAATTTATTTCTGTATTTAACTAACTTGATTTAGACTTTATAGCATTGAAAGTTGAATATTATGACCattataacaaaaatgtaaatatgaaattttgaattgCATTTATGTGTGCCTCATTATGCACATGTGGAGGGTAAATACACTTTTAATACACATTTTGTAATCCTTGAGAATCATAGTATGCTTTAAAAAACATTTAGAAAACTTCTATAGTAAATTGTCACTTgtgtgttttaacatgtttaagctcAATCTGAAGTCTGATGATGCCCTACAAATAAGGAGGTACGCATGCTATCCATTTAtccattatattaacatgattttGGAAGGATTGAAGAATTAAAtt
This genomic interval carries:
- the LOC143048705 gene encoding uncharacterized protein LOC143048705 isoform X13, which encodes MASRYNGHKDKDDYDDYDYSDSFVSDEDDESVKKQSPQTRKVAQVTARKKPPTHRGHKGRISSRATAQSQEPKVDNAVQRMLSSKNLRINELKNQLQDFRLNLDEMKEENKLLKKTQKRQEKALGKFENEESDLPQLLQRHNNEVRTLREQLKKTQDKYQRTDRYLRDAEDELDKTKNKLKKYKNLAEDKNLLERQELQKKVQQTEIDLEEKDVKVRELEKHINHLNKNHRHELGIEIARHRDFQKQMESLRNDNEELQNRLKEKVKAVELANIYSLRKGKKLPASYSGTPNRTPPPGRRKRNPSLHDITPREKMKMFEDKRKEEERLQREPNRNSEQGVFSKPLMFGSKQKGPIDQQQERHKRDREEQLRQRAEEDDRRRQRERDDQEMRELEQLEQERRQRESRDREEQRKRDQEAEEWMKKMESEKRQRESEEHRVREEQQRKEREERERRDKERHEQERRARDEKDRMEMDVQLAEERMKKDELLKKLRLIDEGQNKQEEKKTTTGGGGSELFFVTSNKQRRDSDAGSATSSKKSSYSFTKPVENMHHGKPARDDVTVPYIERQKKHSPPVGGYQPSFGMSSGITGGGKKTKKSTGQVIFDDYDKDDKAKKPPINKKGDLMSELFGNQASKPTKSTDLDSSEDVFKPPVRNTKTTATKTSGFPWEDNNKKSTTTNSLMGERASSLFGGGGSGILDDNDSSVFDSSKMLPKRGRQPNTTFQAKPAVSAIDHSHFDDDIEEVML
- the LOC143048705 gene encoding uncharacterized protein LOC143048705 isoform X2: MASRYNGHKDKDDYDDYDYSDSFVSDEDDESVKKQSPQTRKVAQVTARKKPPTHRGHKGRISSRATAQSQEPKVDNAVQRMLSSKNLRINELKNQLQDFRLNLDEMKEENKLLKKTQKRQEKALGKFENEESDLPQLLQRHNNEVRTLREQLKKTQDKYQRTDRYLRDAEDELDKTKNKLKKYKNLAEDKNLLERQELQKKVQQTEIDLEEKDVKVRELEKHINHLNKNHRHELGIEIARHRDFQKQMESLRNDNEELQNRLKEKVKAVELANIYSLRKGKKLPASYSGTPNRTPPPGRRKRNPSLHDITPREKMKMFEDKRKEEERLQREFQRGDGPKMAFQTAGSSNRSIHKNKESKKQPNLTYRSTQNNSFDKDREIDSKKTSNDLNSSYDKGHSGTNYSSEPHGYDYSTTQEINRNSDEGIFSKPMLSNRRENNPYQLSYEKKKEKFSDQSSVFSKPPLYRRGDNSSSYPDKKKHRTVRQKEKISANPTFLTESNEYSPSQPNSDRQPKQQERHKRDREEQLRQRAEEDDRRRQRERDDQEMRELEQLEQERRQRESRDREEQRKRDQEAEEWMKKMESEKRQRESEEHRVREEQQRKEREERERRDKERHEQERRARDEKDRMEMDVQLAEERMKKDELLKKLRLIDEGQNKQEEKKTTTGGGGSELFFVTSNKQRRDSDAGSATSSKKSSYSFTKPVENMHHGKPARDDVTVPYIERQKKHSPPVGGYQPSFGMSSGITGGGKKTKKSTGQVIFDDYDKDDKAKKPPINKKGDLMSELFGNQASKPTKSTDLDSSEDVFKPPVRNTKTTATKTSGFPWEDNNKKSTTTNSLMGERASSLFGGGGSGILDDNDSSVFDSSKMLPKRGRQPNTTFQAKPAVSAIDHSHFDDDIEEVML
- the LOC143048705 gene encoding uncharacterized protein LOC143048705 isoform X12, whose product is MASRYNGHKDKDDYDDYDYSDSFVSDEDDESVKKQSPQTRKVAQVTARKKPPTHRGHKGRISSRATAQSQEPKVDNAVQRMLSSKNLRINELKNQLQDFRLNLDEMKEENKLLKKTQKRQEKALGKFENEESDLPQLLQRHNNEVRTLREQLKKTQDKYQRTDRYLRDAEDELDKTKNKLKKYKNLAEDKNLLERQELQKKVQQTEIDLEEKDVKVRELEKHINHLNKNHRHELGIEIARHRDFQKQMESLRNDNEELQNRLKEKVKAVELANIYSLRKGKKLPASYSGTPNRTPPPGRRKRNPSLHDITPREKMKMFEDKRKEEERLQREKKHRTVRQKEKISANPTFLTESNEYSPSQPNSDRQPKQQERHKRDREEQLRQRAEEDDRRRQRERDDQEMRELEQLEQERRQRESRDREEQRKRDQEAEEWMKKMESEKRQRESEEHRVREEQQRKEREERERRDKERHEQERRARDEKDRMEMDVQLAEERMKKDELLKKLRLIDEGQNKQEEKKTTTGGGGSELFFVTSNKQRRDSDAGSATSSKKSSYSFTKPVENMHHGKPARDDVTVPYIERQKKHSPPVGGYQPSFGMSSGITGGGKKTKKSTGQVIFDDYDKDDKAKKPPINKKGDLMSELFGNQASKPTKSTDLDSSEDVFKPPVRNTKTTATKTSGFPWEDNNKKSTTTNSLMGERASSLFGGGGSGILDDNDSSVFDSSKMLPKRGRQPNTTFQAKPAVSAIDHSHFDDDIEEVML
- the LOC143048705 gene encoding uncharacterized protein LOC143048705 isoform X8, which translates into the protein MASRYNGHKDKDDYDDYDYSDSFVSDEDDESVKKQSPQTRKVAQVTARKKPPTHRGHKGRISSRATAQSQEPKVDNAVQRMLSSKNLRINELKNQLQDFRLNLDEMKEENKLLKKTQKRQEKALGKFENEESDLPQLLQRHNNEVRTLREQLKKTQDKYQRTDRYLRDAEDELDKTKNKLKKYKNLAEDKNLLERQELQKKVQQTEIDLEEKDVKVRELEKHINHLNKNHRHELGIEIARHRDFQKQMESLRNDNEELQNRLKEKVKAVELANIYSLRKGKKLPASYSGTPNRTPPPGRRKRNPSLHDITPREKMKMFEDKRKEEERLQREFQRGDGPKMAFQTAGSSNRSIHKNKESKKQPNLTYRSTQNNSFDKDREIDSKKTSNDLNSSYDKGHSGTNYSSEPHGYDYSTTQEKKHRTVRQKEKISANPTFLTESNEYSPSQPNSDRQPKQQERHKRDREEQLRQRAEEDDRRRQRERDDQEMRELEQLEQERRQRESRDREEQRKRDQEAEEWMKKMESEKRQRESEEHRVREEQQRKEREERERRDKERHEQERRARDEKDRMEMDVQLAEERMKKDELLKKLRLIDEGQNKQEEKKTTTGGGGSELFFVTSNKQRRDSDAGSATSSKKSSYSFTKPVENMHHGKPARDDVTVPYIERQKKHSPPVGGYQPSFGMSSGITGGGKKTKKSTGQVIFDDYDKDDKAKKPPINKKGDLMSELFGNQASKPTKSTDLDSSEDVFKPPVRNTKTTATKTSGFPWEDNNKKSTTTNSLMGERASSLFGGGGSGILDDNDSSVFDSSKMLPKRGRQPNTTFQAKPAVSAIDHSHFDDDIEEVML
- the LOC143048705 gene encoding uncharacterized protein LOC143048705 isoform X15 is translated as MASRYNGHKDKDDYDDYDYSDSFVSDEDDESVKKQSPQTRKVAQVTARKKPPTHRGHKGRISSRATAQSQEPKVDNAVQRMLSSKNLRINELKNQLQDFRLNLDEMKEENKLLKKTQKRQEKALGKFENEESDLPQLLQRHNNEVRTLREQLKKTQDKYQRTDRYLRDAEDELDKTKNKLKKYKNLAEDKNLLERQELQKKVQQTEIDLEEKDVKVRELEKHINHLNKNHRHELGIEIARHRDFQKQMESLRNDNEELQNRLKEKVKAVELANIYSLRKGKKLPASYSGTPNRTPPPGRRKRNPSLHDITPREKMKMFEDKRKEEERLQREFHLRIRKQQERHKRDREEQLRQRAEEDDRRRQRERDDQEMRELEQLEQERRQRESRDREEQRKRDQEAEEWMKKMESEKRQRESEEHRVREEQQRKEREERERRDKERHEQERRARDEKDRMEMDVQLAEERMKKDELLKKLRLIDEGQNKQEEKKTTTGGGGSELFFVTSNKQRRDSDAGSATSSKKSSYSFTKPVENMHHGKPARDDVTVPYIERQKKHSPPVGGYQPSFGMSSGITGGGKKTKKSTGQVIFDDYDKDDKAKKPPINKKGDLMSELFGNQASKPTKSTDLDSSEDVFKPPVRNTKTTATKTSGFPWEDNNKKSTTTNSLMGERASSLFGGGGSGILDDNDSSVFDSSKMLPKRGRQPNTTFQAKPAVSAIDHSHFDDDIEEVML
- the LOC143048705 gene encoding uncharacterized protein LOC143048705 isoform X16; protein product: MASRYNGHKDKDDYDDYDYSDSFVSDEDDESVKKQSPQTRKVAQVTARKKPPTHRGHKGRISSRATAQSQEPKVDNAVQRMLSSKNLRINELKNQLQDFRLNLDEMKEENKLLKKTQKRQEKALGKFENEESDLPQLLQRHNNEVRTLREQLKKTQDKYQRTDRYLRDAEDELDKTKNKLKKYKNLAEDKNLLERQELQKKVQQTEIDLEEKDVKVRELEKHINHLNKNHRHELGIEIARHRDFQKQMESLRNDNEELQNRLKEKVKAVELANIYSLRKGKKLPASYSGTPNRTPPPGRRKRNPSLHDITPREKMKMFEDKRKEEERLQREQQERHKRDREEQLRQRAEEDDRRRQRERDDQEMRELEQLEQERRQRESRDREEQRKRDQEAEEWMKKMESEKRQRESEEHRVREEQQRKEREERERRDKERHEQERRARDEKDRMEMDVQLAEERMKKDELLKKLRLIDEGQNKQEEKKTTTGGGGSELFFVTSNKQRRDSDAGSATSSKKSSYSFTKPVENMHHGKPARDDVTVPYIERQKKHSPPVGGYQPSFGMSSGITGGGKKTKKSTGQVIFDDYDKDDKAKKPPINKKGDLMSELFGNQASKPTKSTDLDSSEDVFKPPVRNTKTTATKTSGFPWEDNNKKSTTTNSLMGERASSLFGGGGSGILDDNDSSVFDSSKMLPKRGRQPNTTFQAKPAVSAIDHSHFDDDIEEVML
- the LOC143048705 gene encoding uncharacterized protein LOC143048705 isoform X14, giving the protein MASRYNGHKDKDDYDDYDYSDSFVSDEDDESVKKQSPQTRKVAQVTARKKPPTHRGHKGRISSRATAQSQEPKVDNAVQRMLSSKNLRINELKNQLQDFRLNLDEMKEENKLLKKTQKRQEKALGKFENEESDLPQLLQRHNNEVRTLREQLKKTQDKYQRTDRYLRDAEDELDKTKNKLKKYKNLAEDKNLLERQELQKKVQQTEIDLEEKDVKVRELEKHINHLNKNHRHELGIEIARHRDFQKQMESLRNDNEELQNRLKEKVKAVELANIYSLRKGKKLPASYSGTPNRTPPPGRRKRNPSLHDITPREKMKMFEDKRKEEERLQREMYWKVKEQQERHKRDREEQLRQRAEEDDRRRQRERDDQEMRELEQLEQERRQRESRDREEQRKRDQEAEEWMKKMESEKRQRESEEHRVREEQQRKEREERERRDKERHEQERRARDEKDRMEMDVQLAEERMKKDELLKKLRLIDEGQNKQEEKKTTTGGGGSELFFVTSNKQRRDSDAGSATSSKKSSYSFTKPVENMHHGKPARDDVTVPYIERQKKHSPPVGGYQPSFGMSSGITGGGKKTKKSTGQVIFDDYDKDDKAKKPPINKKGDLMSELFGNQASKPTKSTDLDSSEDVFKPPVRNTKTTATKTSGFPWEDNNKKSTTTNSLMGERASSLFGGGGSGILDDNDSSVFDSSKMLPKRGRQPNTTFQAKPAVSAIDHSHFDDDIEEVML